The DNA sequence TATGAATCAGAACAATCCTCTCGCTCACTACCGGACAACCGGCCCGGAAATCTGGAATGATTCACAAGGGAAGGTCGAAGTCTTTGTAGCGGGAATGGGCACCGGAGGCACCATTTCCGGCACTGCCAGATTCCTCAAAGAGCAGAATCCGAATATTATTGTTGTCGGCGCTGATCCAGAAGGTTCGATTCTATCCGGCGACAGCCCCCATTCATATAAGGTAGAAGGAATCGGGGAAGATTTCATTCCCGGAACTTTCAACCGTCAGGTGGTGGATGAAATGATCCGGGTAAGCGACAAGGAGTCTTTTAACACTGCCCGCAGATTGGCCCGTGAGGAGGGAATCCTGGCGGGCGGTTCTGCCGGGACTGCGGTGGCCGCAGCCATCAAGTACGCAAAGAGAATTGCCGAACCGCGATTCATCGTGGCGCTTCTGCCGGATACCGGCCGGAATTATATAAACAGGATTTTTTCGGATTCATGGATGATGGAGAACGGGTTTTGGCAGGATGGCGAAGTCAGAATTGCCCGTGTCGGAGATATCCTTGATAAAAAGCAAAAGATTCATGGAATTATTTCAATTGAACCGGAAGAGACCTTAGATAGAGTTGTACAGCTCATGCGGAAATATAGCATTTCGCAGATACCGGTCGTTGAAAATTCACATGTTGTTGGCAGCGTCAACGAAGCGTCCCTGATGAAGCTCCTGCACGACGGAGTTGATTTCGCTCGACAGCAGGTTTCTGCAGTTATGGGAAAACCATTGCCTACCATGGATGAGAAGATGGATATATCGGAAGCATACCGGGTGCTTCTTTCCGGAACGACAGGAATTGTGGTATATCGGGGAGGATTTCCCACAGGAGTGATAACCCGGTCCGATATCATAGAGTATTGGATGAAACAGAAGGAAAACCGGTGAGATTCAAAACGAGAGCCATCCATGACGGTCAGGCGCCGGACTCTTCCACCGGCGCCGTTATCATACCTGTGT is a window from the Candidatus Latescibacter sp. genome containing:
- a CDS encoding cystathionine beta-synthase, which encodes MALFENILQAVGGTPLVRLNSITHGIGSPVYAKAEFLNPEGSVKDRIGIAMIEAAEKEGLLKPGGTIIEATAGNTGIGLAQAAAIKGYRCIFVLPDKMSQEKINLLKAYGAEVVITPTSVPPDSPESYNGVADRLTQEIPGAFHPNQFMNQNNPLAHYRTTGPEIWNDSQGKVEVFVAGMGTGGTISGTARFLKEQNPNIIVVGADPEGSILSGDSPHSYKVEGIGEDFIPGTFNRQVVDEMIRVSDKESFNTARRLAREEGILAGGSAGTAVAAAIKYAKRIAEPRFIVALLPDTGRNYINRIFSDSWMMENGFWQDGEVRIARVGDILDKKQKIHGIISIEPEETLDRVVQLMRKYSISQIPVVENSHVVGSVNEASLMKLLHDGVDFARQQVSAVMGKPLPTMDEKMDISEAYRVLLSGTTGIVVYRGGFPTGVITRSDIIEYWMKQKENR